Genomic segment of Roseofilum capinflatum BLCC-M114:
TTATGGCGATCGCAACCCCCTTTACCCAATCTGGCGTTGGTCTGCATAGTGGACTCGAAACCCAAGTCAAAGTTCTACCCGCCCCACCCGGAAGCGGACGCTACTTTGTGCGCGTCGATCTCCCAGATCGCCCCACCATTCCCGCCCACATTGAAGCCGTAAACTCCACCATCCTCTCCACAGAACTCGCCGTCGGAGAAGCCAGCGTCCGTACCGTCGAACACCTGCTCGCCGCCCTCCTTTCCCTGGGCATCACCGATGCCAAAATCGAGATCAATGGGCCCGAAGTGCCCCTACTCGACGGTTCAGCCGCCCTCTGGGTCGAGGCGATTTGCGCCCATCAACAGGAGGTGGGGAAATTTCCTGTATCCGAAAAAACCTTAACTGAACCCATGGCTGTTTACGACAAAGATGCCTTTGTCGCTGCTATTCCCGCGCCCCAACTGCGCTTTACCTATGGGATTGAGTTTGATTTAGAGGCGATCGGTCAACAATGGCACAGTTGGCAACCCGATCGCGAACCCTTTACCACCGAAGTCGCCCCCGCTCGCACCTTTGGCCTCGCCCACCAAATTGAACACTTACAGGCGCAGGGGTTAATCAAAGGTGGTAGTCTGGATAATGCCCTCGTTTGCGGCCCTGAAGGTTGGCTTAATCCTCCCTTGAGATTTGCCAACGAACCCGCCCGTCATAAACTCCTAGACCTGGTGGGAGACCTGAGTTTATTGGGCGTTCCCCCTGTAGCTCACTATCTGGCATTCAAGGCCAGCCATCACCTTCATGTGCAACTGGCGAGAAAAATTGCCCAATGTAATTGAGAGCGCTTTCTGCTGTCGCAAACATGAACTGGCCCCCAATCAAGACCCATTGTTAATTGTTAATTGTTAATTGTTAATTGATATAATCCATGTCCACAGAAACCCAAACCAGCCCAGAACCCCCTGCTCTCGATCCAACCCACACCGTTTTCAGTGTCGAAGAGATCCACAAACTCCTTCCCCATCGTTATCCCTTCGCCCTGGTAGACCGAATTATTGCTTATGACCCCGGAAAATCAGCCGTGGGACTGAAAAACATCACGTTCAATGAACCGCAGTTTCAAGGGCATTTTCCCGATCGCCCCATTATGCCAGGGGTACTGATGGTCGAAGCCATGGCCCAAGTCGGGGGTATTGTGGTTGTGCAAATGGATAGCTTTCCTAGCGGATTATTTGCCTTCGCGGGTATCGATAAGGTAAAATTTCGCCGGCCTGTCGTTCCTGGAGACCAGTTAATTATTACTGCCAAAATTATCAAAGCTATGCCAAAACGGGGTTTTGTCGTCATGGAAGGGAAAATAGAAGTCAATGGTGAATTAGCGGTAGAAGGAGATCTGAAATTTGCAATTCTGAGTGAGAGTTAATCACGCTTCGGTGTGAGCAAGATTTAAGAGAAATCAGGACTGGGAGAGATATGACCACCCTAATTCATCCAACGGCAGTTATCCACAGTGGTGCAAAGGTTCATCCGACGGTGAGCATTGGCCCCTATGCCGTGATTGGGGAAAATGTGACCATTGGGGCAAACACCATTATTGGCCCCCATGTGGTGCTGGAAGGATGGACGCAGATTGGCGAAAGCAATGAGATTTTTACTGGAGCAGCCATTGGTTTGGCTCCCCAAGACCTCAAGTATGATGGAGCCGAAACTGCGGTCAGAATCGGTAATGGTAATTGTATTCGCGAATATGTGACGATTAATCGAGCGACGGGGCCCGATGAAGCGACGGTGATTGGCGATCGCAATTTACTGATGGCCTATGTGCATGTGGCCCATAATTGCGCGATCGAAAATGAGGTGGTCGTGGCTAACTGTACTGCTTTTGCTGGTCATGTGGTGGTGGAATCGAAAGCTCGAATTAGCGGACTGTTGGGGGTTCACCAGTTTGTGCATATTGGCCAAATGGCTATGGTAGGGGGAATGAGTCGCATTGAGCGGGATGTGCCTCCTTATATGACGGTCGAGGGAAATCCGGCTAGGGTGCGATCGCTTAATGCGATCGGCTTAAAACGCTCTGGCTTAACTCACCAGGATTTTGGTATCCTCAAATCTGCCTATCGCCTGTTATATCGCTCGGAAATGACCTTTCAGGAAGCTCTAGAACAGCTAAACACCCTACCCGAAACTGAGCAATTACGCCATCTGCGCCAGTTCCTGCATCTTTCTCTAACGGACAAACAGCGCCGAGGCCCCATTCCAGGGAATCGGGAGTAGGCGATCGGCTTTCTTCGATATCCTTAAACGTTTTAACGATCATTCGGCAGATTATCAGGATCTAAACCCATAGCAATCAGCCGATCTCTCAATTCCTGCAATGCAGTCTGTGCTTGCTCTTTTTCCTCTGCCTCTGTAGGGATTAAATTCCCAGCCGCATCATAAAACCGCAGCCATCGTCGCTCAATTCCTTTGTGACTTCCTTGCCACAATCTCAATCCTAATCCCAACTCTTCTAACCACAATTGACTATTCCTGATCTCTATCTCTTGATAGCGACTTCCTTGCAATTGAAAAGCTCTAAAATAGTCCTGTTCCCGTTCATAAACAATATAGTATGGCACTCGTAGCAATTCTTCGTAAACTTCCCATTTGGTTGGCGGTTTATTCTCTTTACGAGTCGTTTGTCCCAAGTCTTCTTGTTGGGTACTCGGTGATAACAGTTCTACCACCATAAACGGATTCACTTCTTCTTGCCAGACCACATAACTCATCCGTAAGTCTCTCTGTTCGTAGAGTCGAGAGACTCCCACGACTCCAAACCAGTCCGGACGCTTGTATCGGTTAGTATTCTCTACATCGTAGTAGAGATTCAAATCCATGGCTGAAAATACCTGCTCTGGGGGATAGGTCGATGGTTGAAAGGTTTGCTCTAACAGTTGAGCTTGTATGGGATGATATTGGTCTGGCAAACCTGACTCTCCTACTTCTTCACTCGGTAAGTCGTACATGGTGGGTAGGTCTTCTCTTTTAGGAGTTCGAGAGAGGTTTTTCTGCCTTTGGGTTAAGTTAACCATAATTACAGGGAAAAGTGCTTTTGTTCTATCGTATCGTTTTGGGCTGGATTCGGCTCTTTAATCAATCAACGATCATTCGGCAAATTATCAGGGTCTAAACCCATAGCTATCAGGCGATCTCTCAATTCCTGCAATGCAGTCTGCGCTTGCTCTTTCTCCTGACGTTCCCGTTCTTTCTCCTGCCGTGCTTGCTCTTTCTCCTGACGTTCCCGTTCTTTCTCCTGGCGTTCCCGCTCCCTTTCCTCGGCCTCTGTAGGGATTAAATTCCCCGTCGCATCATAAAACCGCAGCCATCGCCGTTCGATTCCTTTATGACTTCCTTGCCACAATCTCAATCCTAATCCCAACTCTTCTAACCACAATTGACTATTCCTGATCTCTATCTCTTGATAGCGACTTCCTTGCAATTGAAAAGCTCTAAAATAGTCCTGTTCCCGTTCATAAACAATATAGTATGGCACTCGTAGCAATTCTTCGTAAACTTCCCATTTGGTTGGCGGTTTATTCTCTTTACGAGTCGTTTGTCCCAAGTCTTCTTGTTGGGTACTCGGTGATAACAGTTCTACCACCATAAACGGATTCACTTCTTCTTGCCAGACCACATAACTCATCCGTAAGTCTCTCTGTTCGTAGAGTCGAGAGACTCCCACGACTCCAAACCAGTCCGGACGCTTGTATCGGTTAGTATTCTCTACATCGTAGTAGAGATTCAAATCCATGGCTGAAAATACCTGCTCTGGGGGATAGGTCGATGGTTGAAAGGTTTGCTCTAACAGTTGAGCTTGTATGGGATGATATTGGTCTGGCAAACCTGACTCTCCTACTTCTTCACTCGGTAAGTCGTACATGGTGGGTAGGTCTTCTCTTTTAGGAGTTCGAGAGAGGTTTTTCTGCCTTTGGGTTAAGTTAACCATAATTACAGGGAAAAGTGCTTTTGTTCTATCGTATCGTTTTGGGCTGGATTCGGCTCTTTAATCAATCAACGATCATTCGGCAAATTATCAGGGTCTAAACCCATAGCTATCAGGCGATCTCTCAATTCCTGCAATGCAGTCTGCGCTTGCTCTTTCTCCTGTCGTTCCCGTTCTTTCTCCTGGCGTTCCCGCTCCCTTTCCTCGGCCTCTGTAGGGATTAA
This window contains:
- the lpxA gene encoding acyl-ACP--UDP-N-acetylglucosamine O-acyltransferase yields the protein MTTLIHPTAVIHSGAKVHPTVSIGPYAVIGENVTIGANTIIGPHVVLEGWTQIGESNEIFTGAAIGLAPQDLKYDGAETAVRIGNGNCIREYVTINRATGPDEATVIGDRNLLMAYVHVAHNCAIENEVVVANCTAFAGHVVVESKARISGLLGVHQFVHIGQMAMVGGMSRIERDVPPYMTVEGNPARVRSLNAIGLKRSGLTHQDFGILKSAYRLLYRSEMTFQEALEQLNTLPETEQLRHLRQFLHLSLTDKQRRGPIPGNRE
- the lpxC gene encoding UDP-3-O-acyl-N-acetylglucosamine deacetylase, whose amino-acid sequence is MAIATPFTQSGVGLHSGLETQVKVLPAPPGSGRYFVRVDLPDRPTIPAHIEAVNSTILSTELAVGEASVRTVEHLLAALLSLGITDAKIEINGPEVPLLDGSAALWVEAICAHQQEVGKFPVSEKTLTEPMAVYDKDAFVAAIPAPQLRFTYGIEFDLEAIGQQWHSWQPDREPFTTEVAPARTFGLAHQIEHLQAQGLIKGGSLDNALVCGPEGWLNPPLRFANEPARHKLLDLVGDLSLLGVPPVAHYLAFKASHHLHVQLARKIAQCN
- a CDS encoding Uma2 family endonuclease, whose amino-acid sequence is MVNLTQRQKNLSRTPKREDLPTMYDLPSEEVGESGLPDQYHPIQAQLLEQTFQPSTYPPEQVFSAMDLNLYYDVENTNRYKRPDWFGVVGVSRLYEQRDLRMSYVVWQEEVNPFMVVELLSPSTQQEDLGQTTRKENKPPTKWEVYEELLRVPYYIVYEREQDYFRAFQLQGSRYQEIEIRNSQLWLEELGLGLRLWQGSHKGIERRWLRFYDAAGNLIPTEAEEKEQAQTALQELRDRLIAMGLDPDNLPNDR
- the fabZ gene encoding 3-hydroxyacyl-ACP dehydratase FabZ — encoded protein: MSTETQTSPEPPALDPTHTVFSVEEIHKLLPHRYPFALVDRIIAYDPGKSAVGLKNITFNEPQFQGHFPDRPIMPGVLMVEAMAQVGGIVVVQMDSFPSGLFAFAGIDKVKFRRPVVPGDQLIITAKIIKAMPKRGFVVMEGKIEVNGELAVEGDLKFAILSES
- a CDS encoding Uma2 family endonuclease, producing the protein MVNLTQRQKNLSRTPKREDLPTMYDLPSEEVGESGLPDQYHPIQAQLLEQTFQPSTYPPEQVFSAMDLNLYYDVENTNRYKRPDWFGVVGVSRLYEQRDLRMSYVVWQEEVNPFMVVELLSPSTQQEDLGQTTRKENKPPTKWEVYEELLRVPYYIVYEREQDYFRAFQLQGSRYQEIEIRNSQLWLEELGLGLRLWQGSHKGIERRWLRFYDATGNLIPTEAEERERERQEKERERQEKEQARQEKERERQEKEQAQTALQELRDRLIAMGLDPDNLPNDR